The Bernardetia sp. ABR2-2B DNA window ATCAATTTTGATAGTTGCTAATTGTTTGGACAAAAGCCCTTGCTCTGCAAAATTGATTACATTTTCTTTTTGTTTTCCTTTAAGTTTATCCGAATTTTCAATAATTCCTTCTACGCTATCGTATAATTTTAAAAGTTTGATAGCTGTCTTTTCTCCAATCCCTGGAATCCCTGGAATATTATCGGAGGCATCTCCTTGAAGCCCCAAAATATCGGTAAGTTGCATTGGATTTTTGAGTTCCCAACGCTCACAAACTTCTTTTACGCCCCAAATTGCAGCAGGATTTCGTCCTGCATACGCAACTTTGTAGAAAAATATATTTTCTTCCACAAGCTGTGCGTAATCTTTATCAATCGTAACCATATAGACTTCAAATCCTTCCTTAGCTGCTGCCTTGGCAATTGTTCCGACAATATCATCAGCTTCAAAACCATCCATTTTCAAGATAGGAATGTTCAGACCTTCCAAAAGACGATTAATATACGGTTTTGAAAGCGTAATCGCTTCTGGCTGCTTTTCTCGGTGTGCTTTGTAGGCTTCAAACTGTTCGTGGCGAAAGGTAGGCTTTGATGTATCGAAGGCAATGCCAATATGTGTAGGTTTTTCGTTTTGGAGAACATCCCAAATAGAATTAGTAAAACCTAAAACTGCTCCTGTATCTATTCCTGTTGAGGTAATTCTTGGGTTTCTGCTAAAAGCAAAGTGCGCTCTATAAATAAGAGCCATTGCATCAAGAAGAAATAATTTTTTGGGAGCGTCTGGATTAGAAAGCATTGCAGTTATCAGTTATCTAGTGAGCAGTTACTAGTGAATTTTTAGTAAACAGTTAAATGTATTTGTATTTTGTATTGAACTTTTAAGTCAGCGAAGTTAAAATGTCTTGCCTTTTCCTAAATGGTCTTTTCAAAAGTAAATACAAAAATAGCTTTAAAATTTTAGTTTTGGTAATGATTTAATTATTCTTCGTACGTCCGTTTGTAAAACACAGGAAATAAGAATACTTTTTTTGAAACAAAATTAATAAGTTTGCAATAACTTTCTACATCTAACACTACATCTTTTTTATGAAAATTATTGCTATTATCCCTGCTCGTTATGCTTCTAGTCGTTTTCCTGCTAAAGTTTTGACTGATATTAATGGTAAAACAATGATTGAACGTGTTTTTAATCAAGCCAAAAAAGCAGAAAAATTAAGTGATGTTTTTATTGCAACTGATAATCAGCTTGTTTTTGATAAAGCAAAAGAATTTACTCAAAATGTTTTGATGACAGATTCTAATCATATTTCTGGAACAGATAGAATTGCAGAAGCAGCTCTTATTTTAGAAAAAGACAACATAGAATTTGATTTTATAATCAATATTCAAGGTGATGAACCTTTTATTCAACCTAAACAAATTGATAGTTTAGCAGAAATTTTGATAAAAAATAAAGAGGTACAATTAGCTACTCTAGTAAGTCTGATAAAGGATTCAGAAACACTTTTTGATACAAATGTAGTGAAGGTAGTTTTTGATGAAGCTTATAAAGCAATTTATTTTAGTAGAAACCCTATTCCTTTTGTCAGAAATGAAGATAAAAATCAAAAAGATGCTTGGCTTTCAGCACATACATTTTATCGTCATATAGGAATGTATGCTTATCAAAAACAGGTTTTACAGCAAATTACGAAGCTAAAACCTTCAAAACTAGAGTTAGCAGAATCTTTAGAACAATTGAGATGGATAGAAAACGGCTTCTCTGTTCAAGTAGTTATTACTCCTTTTGAAAGCATAGGAATTGATACACCAGAAGATTTGAAAAAAGCAATTTCTAGTAAAAACTAAAATGAAGTTACAGTCAGAATAAAAATAATATTTTAAAAGAGATGTAAAAAAAAGCAACGTTTTGTGAGTTTTTAACGTATTGACTTTAAAAACAAACCTATTCTAATTTTTATTACTTTTATTATGTCTAATCTACTGACTGTCAGACTCTTTTTTGTGCTGTTTGCCTATGCAGCAGTTACTTCTGTACAGGCTCGTGTTTCACAAATGAACTTTGATGAAAACAACCAAAACCCTACGGGAATTACTTCTATAAAAAAGCTGCAAGAACCTTCTACAACTATTATTGATACTGTGGCATTAATAGATGAACTGATTTCGCCAAGTTGGGTTTTTCATCAGCGTACTGCCGATGAATGGCTTACTTATTACCCAAATGCTGAAATTGAGCGCACTCCTATTGAAAATGTTCATAATACTTCAAAGACAGATACGGTAATTGAAGTTACGACAGAAAAAACACACTTGCGTTTTTATCGTGCAGATGAGAAAGACCTTTTATTAGAAGCAAAAGTTAGTTTTGAACCTTTATCTATTGGAGAAGGTCTTTCTATGGGAATGAATAAGAGAGATTTTATGCGCTGTTTTTCAGAAACAGAAGAAGGAATGAAGCAAAATGTAGTTGTAGTGGTAATGGATGAAGAAGAAACAAACTATTATTTCTTCACTTTTGAGCAAAATGTTTTAGTAGCTGTTCATTATGAAGGAATCATCGATTAAAACTAAACAAACACTTTCTATACCTTTTCTCCAAAAGATAAATCTCCTGCGTCTCCCAAACCAGGTACAATATATGATTTTTTATCTAGCTTTTCGTCTATATCACCAATCCACAAATTAGCTTTTGGCAACTCCGTTTGTACATTCTTTATTCCTTCTTCACTAGCGATAACAGAAGCAATATGCAACTCTTTAGGCATTCCTTTCTGTTTAGAAAGTTCTTGATAAGTTTTGATGAGGGATTTTCCTGTGGCAAGCATTGGGTCAATCAGAATCACAGTTTTATTTTCTAAATTTGGACAAGCAGTATAGAGTAAATCTATATCAAAATCATACTGATTCAGCTTATTTTGTAAATCTTGTTTATACTCTCCTCTATAAGCACCAACAAAACCACTATCCGACTGTTCGAAAAATTCAGCAAAGCCTTCGTAAAGGGGCAAACCTGCACGAAGAATAGGAATCAGAACAGGAAACTCTGTTAGTTTTTTTGTTTGTTTTGCTCCTAAGCCTGTTTGTAAAGTTATATCTTGATAATCAAGTTTTTTTGAAATCTCGTAAGCCAATAAATAGCCTATTTTTTTTAAATTTTGACGAAAATTTCCTTTATGAGCTTGTAAATTAGTATCTCTCAAATTGCTCATAAAATAATGGGCAAGAGAAGAACTTTCTGTAAGACTAAAAACTGTATTCATTGTTTTGGAGTAGTTTTTTGATGAAATAAAAATATCTTTGAAGGATTATAAAAAAACAATTTTTGTTAAATTACACTTATAAATTTGAATTACCCTTTATCTTGGTTTACGATACGACCTACTATTTTCAGAAGGAAAGCTAAATTAGAACAATTTTACTCAAAATGCTTAAAACTTATACGATAATGAAAAAACTACTTTATTTTTTTGAAAAAAATGCTTTTGGTGTTTGTGCCAAAATAGGTGAACGTTTAGGTATTTCCTCTGAAAGTATTCGCCTTTCTTTTATATATGTTTCTTTCATTACTTTTGGGTCTCCTATTTTTCTCTATTTAGTTCTTGCTTTTTGGATGAAAATGAAGGCACACTTACGGAGATATAGACAGATAATCAGAGGTTTATAAGCCATTTTGATTAAATAAATCAGTAAAAACGAATCTAAGTACATAAATTATTAGGAAACTATTTTTTTAACAAAATAGTGGAAAGTATATCAAAATAGTATTTTTTAAAGTTTAGATGATTCGTTATAAATCTCATTAATTCAAAAATTATTATCCATAAAAACTAAAAACTGTTTTAGATATATTCTAAAACAGTTTTTTTTGTAAAAAAGATAAATTAGTTAATCTAATTAACAAAAAAAGTGTTTCACTTTTCGAATTTTACATTTTCTAAATAAAAAAAATGAAATTATTTCGGTTTTATTAATGTTATTTTATGATTTTGTGTTTTTACTTTTATGCAGAATAAAATTTTGACTTTTTAAATATATTAAGTATAAAATTTTTTATTAGATTTTTTTAATAGAATTTTATTTTTATAAAAATCATTTTTTACGTTGTTAGAATAATGCAATAGTTGTAAAAAGGTCATGTACTATTTGGAATTGTCAAACAGAATTATCTACTTGCAAATGTTTTAGACGCAAAACATAACACAAGTCTAATCCCCTTTACAACTAATATTATTATGTCAAAATTCAATTTATCAAGAAAATTCATCCTCGGCTTAGGTCTTGCAGGTTCATTAACTTTTTTCGGCTGTGAAACAGTTGAACAACAGGCAATGGTAGAATTAGAAGAAAAAACAGATGTAGTAAGCTCTGAAGAGTTTATTCAAAATCAATTTATTGTAGTCCTTAAAGACGGTACTTTCGGACAAAAATTAGGTAAAGTTTCTGCTGCTCCTATAATGGACAGATCAGCTAACTTAAAAAATTACGAAGCGACACAAGCATCTCTAAAAGGTGAAGTGAGTAATATGGTAGCAGAATTTGGTGTAGCACCAGAAGCTATTGAGTTTGTTTATGGTAACGCACTTTTAGGTTTTGCAGGTACTTTTACTAGCGAACAAATCAATGCTCTCAAAAATGATTCTCGTGTAGATTATGTAGAGCAAGACCAAGTGATGCGTATCACAGATGGAGACAAAGGTAAAAACACAGTATCAAGAACAGAAGCACAATCTACTCCTTGGGGAATTTCTCGTGTAGGATATGGAAACTATGCAGGTGGTGCTCGTTGGGCTTGGGTTATTGACTCTGGTATTGATGGAAATCATTCAGATTTAACAGTAGACACGCAGTTTAGTCGTTCTTTCGTGAATGGATATTCTGGAACGCAAGATGGTAATGGACATGGAACACACGTAGCAGGTACAATTGCAGCTAAAGATAACAACATTGGTGTTGTTGGTGTAGCAGCAGGTGCAACTGTAGTTTCTTGTCGTGTATTTGCTGGAAGCAGTGGGTCTAACTCAGCAGTTATTTCAGCAGTAGATTATGTACGAGCAAGTGCTTATGCTGATGATGTTGCAAATATGAGCCTTGGTGGTGGACGTTCTACTACTTTGGATAATGCTGTAAAAAATGCAGCTAATGCAGGAGTTTATATGGTTTTAGCAGCAGGAAATGAAGCTCAAAACACATTAAATGTATCTCCAGGTCGTGTTAATGGAAACCGTATTACAACTGTTTCTGCAATGGACATTAACAGTCGCTTTGCTAACTTCTCAAACTATGGTACACCAGTTGATGTTTGTGCACCAGGTGTAAATATCAATTCTACTTGGACAGGTGGTGGATACCGTTCTATTAGTGGTACTTCAATGGCAACTCCTCACATAGCTGGTATTAGACTTATCAATGGTGGTCCTGTTTATATCCAAGGATATGTTCAGAATGATCCTGATGGAGATGCTGACCCAATTGGTAGAAAATAATCGAATATTAGAAATCAAGTAAATTAATCTTGATTGAATAGATAGAAGATGAAAACCTATTTCTTAATTGAAATAGGTTTTTTTTGATTTTTAGAGTTTATTTTTTCTTATAAAAATAAAAAACCTTTTCCACGAATACCAACTAACCAAACTGAAGAAGAAATAGGTCTTGGGCTAGATAAATCATCAAAAAAATGTTCTCTTGCTATAAAAAACTCTGCTTTTCCTTTCAATCCATTAAAACCAAATCCTGATTCTACTCTATAATTAAACTTGAAATTCTGACCTCCTTCTTCCTTTACCTTATTAGAAAAAATTGCCGTATTTGCCCAAGAACGATTGTAAAAACTCCAACTATTTTTTTCTCTTTTACTCAGTTTTATATCAAACCGTCCTCCCAAAAGAATCATTCCAGACATATAATCCCAGCTTTGCTTTTCTGTAAAACG harbors:
- the kdsB gene encoding 3-deoxy-manno-octulosonate cytidylyltransferase translates to MKIIAIIPARYASSRFPAKVLTDINGKTMIERVFNQAKKAEKLSDVFIATDNQLVFDKAKEFTQNVLMTDSNHISGTDRIAEAALILEKDNIEFDFIINIQGDEPFIQPKQIDSLAEILIKNKEVQLATLVSLIKDSETLFDTNVVKVVFDEAYKAIYFSRNPIPFVRNEDKNQKDAWLSAHTFYRHIGMYAYQKQVLQQITKLKPSKLELAESLEQLRWIENGFSVQVVITPFESIGIDTPEDLKKAISSKN
- the upp gene encoding uracil phosphoribosyltransferase — translated: MNTVFSLTESSSLAHYFMSNLRDTNLQAHKGNFRQNLKKIGYLLAYEISKKLDYQDITLQTGLGAKQTKKLTEFPVLIPILRAGLPLYEGFAEFFEQSDSGFVGAYRGEYKQDLQNKLNQYDFDIDLLYTACPNLENKTVILIDPMLATGKSLIKTYQELSKQKGMPKELHIASVIASEEGIKNVQTELPKANLWIGDIDEKLDKKSYIVPGLGDAGDLSFGEKV
- a CDS encoding PspC domain-containing protein gives rise to the protein MKKLLYFFEKNAFGVCAKIGERLGISSESIRLSFIYVSFITFGSPIFLYLVLAFWMKMKAHLRRYRQIIRGL
- a CDS encoding S8 family serine peptidase, with protein sequence MSKFNLSRKFILGLGLAGSLTFFGCETVEQQAMVELEEKTDVVSSEEFIQNQFIVVLKDGTFGQKLGKVSAAPIMDRSANLKNYEATQASLKGEVSNMVAEFGVAPEAIEFVYGNALLGFAGTFTSEQINALKNDSRVDYVEQDQVMRITDGDKGKNTVSRTEAQSTPWGISRVGYGNYAGGARWAWVIDSGIDGNHSDLTVDTQFSRSFVNGYSGTQDGNGHGTHVAGTIAAKDNNIGVVGVAAGATVVSCRVFAGSSGSNSAVISAVDYVRASAYADDVANMSLGGGRSTTLDNAVKNAANAGVYMVLAAGNEAQNTLNVSPGRVNGNRITTVSAMDINSRFANFSNYGTPVDVCAPGVNINSTWTGGGYRSISGTSMATPHIAGIRLINGGPVYIQGYVQNDPDGDADPIGRK